Genomic DNA from Aphanothece sacrum FPU1:
GATTAAGTTCTGGCTTAACTTTTCCTTGAACTTGTTTTTTAACTCCTATCTGGGGTTGAGGTAGTGCTGGTTTTGGACTAGGAGGAGAAACGACCCCTGGCTTTTTGGGCATGGGGATTTCCGACTTGAGGGTCGGCTTAACCTCTAGTTTTTCTATGCTAGATTTGTCTAAGGACTTAACGGTCGGTTTAACCCGTTGTGGGGCCCCCATCAGAGTGGCTTCAGGCTCTTTGACTTTTTTAGGAGCCTGCTCTGTCTTAATAGGCATTTGGGACTTTTCAGGTGGTGTTACCCCTTGATTTGGGGCCGGTATCACCGGGGTAGGCTTTTGGGAGAGGGTAACGCCAACGGGGGCTTGGGGTTTAATAGGAGGTCTGGGAGGGGCCACTAGAGTTGGGGAACTGTCTTGAGAACTATTGGGGGAATCTGAACTTGATCTGCGATGGGTTTGTTTATGGTGAATAGCTAAAATTTCCTGTTTCCGTTCTCCCTTGAGGGATGGTTCACTACCATGACCGCTAGTTTGGTTGGCTACATACTTATCGGCCATGGCTTTGATCCGTTCAGCTTGAGATTCGCTAATGGTGCTACTGTGGCTTTTAACTGTAATGCTAAGTTGGGCGCAAATTTCCAAGATGTCTTTGTTCTCTAAATTCAATTCTTTTGATAAATCGTAAATTCTGACTTTTTGTGCGTTGTTCATCCACTATCCCCCTGACTTGGTTTGTGTTGTTTTAATGGCTTAAGCTCCCCATGTTCAAGAAACGGGTAAGCTCTGGTTTTGAGCAGTTCCATTTAACGGTAATGATCATGATGAAAGAAAACAATCCTCACTCCTATGCTAACGGTTAAACGTCTCAATGAGTATTTTTTGCCATTAAGGAGTTTTCTCATGAGACTGGCCCTGGGTGCTGAAATGTTCTAAACGCTCCCAGAGACTTTCATAGATACTATCAGGTACAGGGGCTTTGAGAATTTTTCCGAGCCGATTTTTTTGAGTGGCCGTGCGTAAGCAACTTTTTTGAGGACACACATAAGCCGATCTTCCCATTCCCTGATCTAATTGTACCTGTCGGGAGGGAGAGACTCGCACAATGCGCCAAAATGCCTCTTTAGGGGCTAGGCAACGACAACTCAAACAACGGCGGTAATTCGGTTTCATCTGGATTTAGGGTTATTCACTCTCCGAAGCTGAAGATTCAGGGGCGATCGCTTCTTGTTTTTCATCAAGATTCAATTGTGATTTTTTGATGGATAGTTGTTGTTTGTATTCCTCTGGTTTATAGGTAG
This window encodes:
- a CDS encoding YlxR family protein; its protein translation is MKPNYRRCLSCRCLAPKEAFWRIVRVSPSRQVQLDQGMGRSAYVCPQKSCLRTATQKNRLGKILKAPVPDSIYESLWERLEHFSTQGQSHEKTP